In Geopsychrobacter electrodiphilus DSM 16401, a single window of DNA contains:
- the phoU gene encoding phosphate signaling complex protein PhoU, whose translation MTALMQKELDTLKKMLLSLSAEVEGRVIQAVQALLTRDRKLAGKVKGGDAIIDNLEVALEEECLKVLALHQPVATDLRFIVTILKINNDLERVADLSVNIAQRSIDLDNEPRLKCPYDIATMAELVEKMLKMALDSLVERDTDLARQTIHLDDDVDKMHKANFTNVKEAIRQDLNNLDGLVLYLSISRYLERMADLATNIAEDVVYLVDGDIIRHGGIQTSV comes from the coding sequence ATGACCGCTTTAATGCAAAAAGAGCTTGATACACTTAAAAAAATGCTTTTATCCCTAAGCGCCGAGGTCGAAGGACGCGTTATTCAGGCGGTTCAAGCACTGTTGACCCGAGATCGCAAATTGGCGGGAAAGGTTAAGGGCGGGGACGCAATAATTGACAATCTGGAAGTCGCCCTCGAGGAAGAATGCCTCAAGGTTTTGGCTCTGCACCAGCCGGTGGCGACCGACCTGCGTTTTATTGTTACGATCTTGAAGATCAATAACGATCTTGAGCGCGTCGCCGATCTGTCTGTAAATATTGCACAGCGATCGATCGATTTAGACAATGAACCCCGCCTGAAGTGCCCCTACGACATTGCGACCATGGCCGAACTGGTTGAAAAAATGCTCAAGATGGCCCTCGACTCCCTGGTAGAGAGAGACACCGATTTGGCCCGCCAGACGATCCATCTCGACGATGATGTCGATAAAATGCACAAGGCTAACTTTACCAACGTCAAAGAAGCAATCCGGCAAGATCTGAACAATCTTGATGGTTTGGTCCTCTATCTTTCGATTTCACGCTATCTGGAACGAATGGCCGATCTGGCGACTAATATCGCTGAGGATGTTGTCTACCTGGTTGATGGCGATATCATCCGCCACGGTGGCATCCAGACGAGTGTTTAA
- a CDS encoding glutamine--tRNA ligase/YqeY domain fusion protein: MTRMSQEPTSNFIRTIIDEDLATGRRQQVITRFPPEPNGYLHIGHAKSICLNFGLAQSYGGRCHLRFDDTNPSKEELEYVESIKADVAWLGFDWGEHLYFASDYFNQLYQWALLLIKAGKAYVDSQSAEEMRAKRGTLTEPGIASPYRERSVEENLELFERMKSGEFADGAHILRAKIDMAAPNMNLRDPAMYRILHAHHHRTGDKWCIYPMYDFAHGQEDSIEGVTHSICTLEFADHRPLYEWFLQELEIHAPQQIEFARLNLSYTVMSKRKLLQLVNDRHVEGWDDPRMPTVSGMRRRGYPAAAIRNFCDKIGVGKAHSWIEMSVLEETVREVLNETAQRRMAVLDPLKVTITNLPADHLEELQAPNHPQQPELGSRMIPFSHELYIEREDFMLEPPKKFFRLGPGCEVRLRNAYIIRCDEVVKDASGEVIELKCSADLDTLGKNPADGHKVKGIIHWVSAAQAQRLPVRIYDRLFSQENPDKAENYLQALNPASRQLVEALAEPSLLNVRCGETFQFERVGYFCVDSKESSAGQPVFNRTVTLRDSRGGGN, translated from the coding sequence ATGACCAGGATGAGCCAGGAACCGACCAGTAATTTTATCCGCACCATCATCGATGAAGATCTCGCCACTGGCCGTCGTCAGCAGGTGATTACCCGCTTTCCGCCCGAGCCGAACGGCTATCTGCATATCGGTCACGCCAAGAGTATCTGTCTTAACTTCGGCCTCGCCCAGAGCTACGGCGGGCGCTGTCACCTGCGTTTCGACGATACCAATCCGTCCAAAGAGGAGCTGGAGTATGTCGAGTCGATCAAGGCCGACGTGGCATGGCTCGGCTTCGACTGGGGGGAGCATCTTTATTTTGCCTCCGATTATTTTAATCAGCTTTACCAGTGGGCCCTGCTTCTGATCAAAGCCGGGAAGGCCTATGTCGACAGCCAGAGCGCCGAAGAGATGCGCGCCAAGCGCGGCACCCTGACCGAGCCCGGCATCGCCAGCCCTTATCGTGAGCGCAGTGTGGAGGAGAATCTCGAGCTGTTCGAACGCATGAAGAGTGGCGAGTTTGCCGACGGTGCCCATATTCTGCGCGCCAAAATCGACATGGCTGCGCCCAACATGAACCTGCGTGATCCGGCGATGTACCGCATTTTGCATGCCCATCACCATCGCACCGGGGATAAATGGTGCATCTACCCGATGTACGATTTCGCGCACGGCCAGGAGGACTCCATCGAAGGGGTGACCCATTCGATCTGTACCCTCGAGTTTGCCGATCACCGCCCGCTCTACGAATGGTTTCTGCAGGAGCTCGAGATTCACGCGCCGCAGCAGATCGAATTCGCGCGCTTGAATCTTTCGTATACCGTGATGAGCAAGCGCAAGCTGCTGCAACTGGTCAACGACAGGCATGTTGAAGGCTGGGACGACCCACGGATGCCGACTGTTTCCGGAATGCGACGGCGCGGTTATCCGGCGGCTGCGATTCGTAATTTCTGCGACAAGATCGGGGTCGGCAAGGCCCATTCGTGGATCGAGATGTCAGTGCTCGAAGAGACGGTCCGTGAGGTCTTGAACGAGACCGCCCAAAGACGCATGGCAGTGCTTGATCCACTGAAAGTCACCATCACCAACCTGCCGGCCGATCACCTTGAAGAGCTGCAGGCGCCCAATCATCCGCAACAGCCGGAGCTCGGCAGCCGGATGATCCCTTTCAGTCATGAACTCTATATCGAGCGTGAAGACTTTATGCTGGAACCGCCGAAGAAATTCTTCCGGCTCGGCCCGGGCTGTGAGGTCCGGTTGCGTAATGCTTATATCATTCGCTGCGATGAGGTCGTCAAAGATGCGAGCGGCGAAGTCATTGAACTGAAATGCAGCGCTGACCTTGACACCCTGGGCAAAAACCCGGCAGACGGGCACAAGGTCAAAGGGATTATCCACTGGGTGTCGGCCGCACAGGCGCAGCGCCTGCCGGTGCGTATCTACGACCGGTTATTCAGCCAGGAGAACCCTGACAAGGCTGAGAACTACCTGCAGGCCCTGAATCCGGCCTCACGCCAGTTGGTCGAAGCTCTGGCTGAACCCAGTCTGCTGAACGTCAGGTGCGGTGAGACCTTTCAGTTTGAGCGGGTCGGATATTTCTGTGTCGACAGCAAGGAATCCAGCGCCGGTCAACCGGTGTTCAACCGCACGGTCACCCTGCGCGACAGCAGGGGCGGCGGAAATTAA
- a CDS encoding three-helix bundle dimerization domain-containing protein, with amino-acid sequence MAEKMEQLFQDEMEKAKHEEAIERLCSEFPDRSDFVRSCYLEVLGKVATDATIRTYLPVLITREVKTLLKIQELTNSD; translated from the coding sequence ATGGCTGAAAAAATGGAGCAATTATTTCAGGATGAGATGGAGAAGGCCAAACATGAAGAGGCTATCGAGCGATTATGCAGTGAATTTCCGGATCGGTCTGACTTTGTTCGTAGTTGTTATTTAGAAGTTCTCGGAAAAGTTGCAACCGATGCCACTATCCGCACTTACCTCCCCGTTTTAATCACCCGCGAAGTCAAAACATTGCTCAAAATTCAGGAATTGACCAATTCGGATTGA
- the pstC gene encoding phosphate ABC transporter permease subunit PstC, with amino-acid sequence MELHRQKNFDPAFRWIATLSGVLVLIIVVGIFWELIRGSQLSLAKFGIGFLFSQAWNPVTGDFGAASSIFGTLVSTAIAMCIAVPLSLIIALFLVELAPPWLSRFVGAAIELLAAIPSIIFGMWGLFVFAPFMADYVQPFLARIGGGLPFFSGAKMGIGMLTAGIILALMILPFITSVTRAIFLMVPAVVKESAYGMGSTTWEVSRKVTIPYGIQGILGACFLGLARAIGETMAVTFVIGNRHEISASLFSAANSIASTLANEFNEASEPIYLSSLVELGLVLFGVTFLLELLAQWWLKRTKSKMGVA; translated from the coding sequence ATGGAACTGCATCGGCAAAAAAACTTTGATCCAGCCTTCCGCTGGATTGCGACTCTCAGTGGCGTGCTGGTTCTGATTATAGTCGTCGGTATTTTTTGGGAACTGATCCGCGGTTCTCAACTCTCTCTGGCCAAATTCGGAATCGGCTTTCTCTTTTCCCAGGCATGGAATCCGGTGACGGGGGATTTTGGTGCAGCGAGCAGTATTTTTGGCACCCTGGTTTCAACCGCCATCGCCATGTGTATTGCCGTGCCGCTGAGCTTGATCATCGCCCTGTTTCTGGTTGAACTGGCTCCGCCCTGGCTCAGCCGCTTTGTCGGTGCGGCCATCGAACTTCTGGCGGCCATTCCCAGTATCATCTTCGGCATGTGGGGCCTGTTCGTCTTCGCCCCGTTTATGGCCGATTATGTGCAGCCGTTTCTGGCCAGAATCGGTGGCGGCCTGCCCTTTTTCAGTGGCGCAAAAATGGGGATCGGCATGCTCACCGCCGGGATCATCCTGGCCTTGATGATCCTCCCTTTTATAACGTCTGTGACCCGCGCTATCTTTCTGATGGTACCGGCGGTGGTCAAGGAGTCGGCCTACGGCATGGGCTCAACAACCTGGGAGGTCAGCCGCAAGGTCACCATCCCCTACGGAATTCAGGGGATTCTCGGCGCCTGCTTCCTCGGTCTGGCCCGGGCCATCGGCGAGACCATGGCGGTCACCTTCGTCATCGGCAACCGCCACGAAATTTCCGCCTCACTCTTCTCAGCCGCCAACAGTATCGCCTCGACCCTGGCCAATGAATTCAACGAGGCCTCCGAACCGATCTACCTCAGTTCGCTGGTCGAGCTTGGACTGGTGCTGTTTGGGGTCACCTTCCTGCTGGAGCTGCTGGCACAGTGGTGGTTAAAACGGACCAAAAGCAAGATGGGGGTGGCCTGA
- a CDS encoding lytic transglycosylase domain-containing protein, with amino-acid sequence MFLRFWIIGWLAAYLLFSAPTRALAQKDTIPPLLESLHLEQSLTFCGEPVPLDDPDVRERLEKELLLSLWDRDQAILWLKRSTRYFPTIEAALSRAGLPDDLKYIALAESALRPHAGSAKGAIGFWQFLPETARRYGLTVNESIDQRRNLDASTRAAAAYYTELFNKFGSWSLAATAFNMGEEGLQAEILAQHVSNFYRLYLSLETQRYLFRVLSAKLILTQPERFGFHLQKSDYYPPLRFTTIDLTSYEETSLTVVAEAARTDFKRIKDLNPELRGHYLAAGTYRLALPEKTPPGFKERFQKLHAEWRQKRQERIYIVQPGDNLSTIADQFRVPLAAILIWNRIDLNSPLHPGDRLIIHQPEEPAENP; translated from the coding sequence ATGTTTTTGCGTTTCTGGATCATCGGCTGGCTCGCAGCATACCTGTTGTTCAGCGCGCCCACCCGCGCACTGGCCCAAAAGGATACGATTCCGCCCTTGCTGGAAAGCCTGCACCTCGAACAGTCTTTAACCTTTTGTGGCGAGCCTGTCCCGCTGGACGATCCCGATGTGCGTGAGCGTCTCGAGAAGGAGCTCCTGCTCTCGCTCTGGGACCGTGATCAGGCCATTCTATGGCTGAAGCGCTCCACCCGTTATTTTCCAACGATCGAGGCCGCGCTCTCCAGGGCCGGGCTGCCAGATGACCTGAAATACATCGCCCTGGCGGAGAGCGCCCTGCGCCCGCATGCCGGATCGGCGAAGGGCGCCATCGGCTTCTGGCAGTTTTTGCCGGAGACCGCCCGACGTTATGGCTTGACGGTCAATGAATCCATCGACCAACGTCGGAACCTCGACGCCTCGACCAGGGCGGCGGCGGCGTATTATACGGAGCTGTTTAATAAATTTGGCTCCTGGAGCCTCGCGGCAACGGCATTCAACATGGGGGAAGAGGGTCTGCAGGCGGAAATTCTGGCCCAGCACGTCAGCAACTTCTATCGTCTTTACCTGTCCCTGGAGACCCAGCGTTACCTCTTCCGGGTTCTTTCGGCGAAACTGATTCTGACGCAACCGGAGCGTTTCGGCTTCCACCTGCAAAAAAGCGACTATTATCCTCCCCTCAGGTTCACGACCATCGATTTGACCAGCTATGAAGAGACCAGCTTGACCGTGGTGGCAGAGGCGGCCCGGACTGATTTCAAGCGGATCAAGGATTTGAACCCGGAGTTGCGCGGACATTATCTGGCCGCGGGAACCTACCGTTTAGCCCTCCCCGAAAAGACCCCGCCGGGATTTAAAGAACGCTTCCAGAAGCTGCACGCAGAATGGCGACAGAAGCGGCAGGAGCGGATTTATATTGTCCAGCCGGGAGATAACCTCTCAACCATTGCCGATCAATTTCGCGTCCCTCTGGCCGCGATCCTGATCTGGAACCGCATCGACCTCAACAGCCCGCTGCACCCAGGCGATCGTCTGATTATCCACCAGCCAGAAGAGCCCGCCGAAAATCCCTGA
- the pstA gene encoding phosphate ABC transporter permease PstA — MRERSMVGRRLRDLLVRCLASLAAFVGIAFLVWILYVVLAHGISAINWDFFTENPAPPGMAGGGVASAIVGTLVMTGLAMLIGVPTGLMAGVYLAEFGQHTRLGGWVRFTTNMLMGTPSIIIGIFVYIIIVVPMKNFSGYAGAVSLAIIMLPVVTRTTEDMLNLVPSALRESALALGAPRWKVTLNVVFRAARNGLVTGILLAVARVSGETAPLLFTALNSPYWISSLNEPTSNLTVTIFNYAMSPYPDWQAMAWGASFLITAGVLGATIFTRSLLWFWSHK, encoded by the coding sequence ATGAGAGAACGCTCGATGGTTGGACGACGCCTCAGGGACCTGCTGGTTCGCTGCCTGGCGAGTCTGGCGGCCTTTGTCGGGATCGCCTTTCTGGTTTGGATCCTGTATGTGGTCCTGGCCCACGGCATCAGCGCCATAAACTGGGATTTCTTTACCGAGAATCCGGCCCCTCCAGGAATGGCTGGTGGGGGTGTCGCGAGCGCAATCGTCGGCACCCTGGTCATGACCGGTCTGGCGATGTTGATCGGGGTGCCGACGGGACTGATGGCCGGGGTTTACCTCGCCGAATTCGGCCAGCATACCCGCCTGGGGGGATGGGTCCGCTTCACCACCAACATGCTGATGGGAACACCGTCGATTATCATCGGTATCTTCGTCTACATCATCATCGTTGTACCGATGAAAAACTTCTCCGGCTACGCCGGCGCCGTCTCACTGGCGATCATCATGCTGCCGGTGGTCACCCGGACCACCGAGGATATGCTCAACCTGGTCCCGAGCGCGTTGCGCGAATCAGCCCTGGCCCTGGGCGCACCCCGCTGGAAAGTGACCCTGAACGTGGTCTTCCGCGCCGCCCGCAACGGTCTGGTCACCGGCATTCTGCTTGCGGTCGCCCGGGTCAGCGGTGAAACCGCCCCGCTGCTGTTCACCGCCCTCAACAGCCCCTACTGGATTTCATCACTCAACGAACCGACGAGTAACCTGACGGTTACCATCTTTAACTACGCCATGTCCCCTTATCCCGACTGGCAAGCCATGGCCTGGGGGGCCTCCTTTCTGATCACGGCGGGGGTGCTCGGTGCTACCATCTTCACCCGTTCCCTGTTGTGGTTCTGGAGTCATAAATAA
- a CDS encoding FRG domain-containing protein, with amino-acid sequence MNEVRINSWAELQDELFVDAWNQELGRFRSRFAFRGLSDASYQLDTTLIRLGGDFVSLEHHLLRNFKKYARRTVVEQDSVWDWLSVAQHYGLPTRLLDWTYSPYVALHFATANLERFDTDGAIWAVNYLKAHQLLPQRLRDKLDDEGANVFTVEMLSETITSLAEFGRITPHDYCIFLEPPSIDDRITNQFGFFSVMPDAGRALDSWLNLHPHLWRRIIIPAALKWEIRDKLDQANITERVLFPGLDGLSRWLKRQYSPKAGL; translated from the coding sequence TTGAACGAAGTTCGAATAAACAGCTGGGCCGAACTGCAGGATGAACTTTTTGTCGACGCCTGGAATCAGGAGCTGGGTCGTTTCCGCTCGCGCTTCGCCTTTCGCGGCCTGTCCGACGCCAGCTACCAGCTGGACACCACCCTGATCCGGCTGGGCGGCGATTTTGTGTCCCTGGAACATCATCTGTTGCGCAACTTTAAAAAATACGCCCGCCGCACCGTGGTCGAGCAGGATTCGGTCTGGGACTGGCTTTCGGTGGCCCAGCATTACGGGCTGCCGACCCGTCTGCTCGACTGGACCTACTCACCTTATGTGGCCCTGCATTTTGCCACCGCCAACCTCGAACGCTTCGACACCGACGGCGCCATTTGGGCGGTCAACTATTTAAAAGCCCATCAGCTCTTGCCACAACGCCTGCGCGACAAGCTGGACGATGAAGGCGCCAATGTCTTTACCGTCGAGATGCTCTCCGAAACCATCACCAGCCTGGCGGAATTTGGTCGGATCACGCCGCACGACTACTGTATTTTTCTCGAACCCCCCTCCATCGACGATCGGATCACCAATCAGTTCGGGTTCTTCTCGGTCATGCCTGACGCAGGCCGTGCCCTCGATAGCTGGCTGAATCTGCATCCTCATCTGTGGCGCCGGATTATCATCCCCGCCGCGCTCAAATGGGAGATCCGCGACAAACTCGATCAGGCCAATATCACCGAAAGGGTGCTTTTCCCGGGGCTGGATGGCTTGAGTCGCTGGCTGAAACGCCAATACAGCCCCAAAGCCGGGCTCTGA
- a CDS encoding cytochrome c3 family protein — MMIRTSLLCGIGLLLCATLALAFDPPVIVKMKTPQGDVLFHHQAHQSAVNGCTDCHHMGVEAGGCRDCHGVKRGVPSVKHAFHRQCRNCHIKNGGPTACDTCHHKE; from the coding sequence ATGATGATTCGGACAAGCTTGTTATGCGGTATCGGTCTGTTGTTGTGCGCCACTCTTGCATTGGCCTTTGACCCACCGGTGATCGTGAAGATGAAGACGCCGCAGGGGGATGTGCTGTTTCATCACCAGGCACATCAGTCGGCGGTCAATGGCTGCACCGACTGTCATCACATGGGGGTCGAGGCCGGGGGCTGTCGTGATTGTCATGGCGTTAAACGGGGGGTGCCGAGCGTGAAACATGCTTTTCATCGCCAGTGTCGCAACTGTCACATCAAGAATGGTGGTCCGACTGCGTGTGATACCTGCCATCACAAAGAATAG
- the pstB gene encoding phosphate ABC transporter ATP-binding protein PstB, producing MDKTTTQTNNPTPIDEPQSSVISARSAARPEKKPEVKISVRNLNFYYGENQALTDNNLDIASNKVTAIIGPSGCGKSTHLRTYNRIFQLYRHQRVSGEILLDGKNLLDPDWDILELRRRVGMIFQKPTPFSMSIFDNVAYGLRLHYRMSRSELQGRIETALRQAALWEEVKEKLDKPGLALSGGQQQRLCIARAIAVEPEVLLMDEPTSAIDPVATAKIEDLIASLKDNYTIVIVTHNMQQAARISDYTAFFYQGLIVEFGPTTKIFTNPAKKQTEDYVTGRFG from the coding sequence ATGGATAAAACAACAACTCAGACGAATAACCCAACCCCGATCGATGAGCCTCAATCCTCGGTCATATCGGCCCGGTCTGCCGCGCGGCCGGAGAAAAAGCCCGAGGTGAAGATCTCGGTGCGCAACCTCAATTTCTACTACGGCGAAAATCAGGCATTGACTGATAATAACCTCGACATCGCCAGCAACAAGGTCACTGCTATCATTGGACCTTCAGGTTGCGGTAAATCAACTCATCTGCGCACCTACAACCGCATCTTCCAGCTCTATCGCCATCAACGTGTCAGCGGCGAAATTCTGCTCGACGGCAAGAATCTGCTTGATCCCGATTGGGATATTCTGGAATTGCGGCGCCGCGTGGGGATGATTTTTCAGAAACCGACCCCCTTCTCCATGAGTATCTTCGATAATGTCGCCTATGGGCTGCGCCTGCATTACCGCATGAGCCGCAGCGAACTGCAGGGCCGCATCGAAACCGCTCTGCGTCAGGCGGCGCTGTGGGAAGAGGTCAAGGAGAAACTCGACAAGCCGGGTCTGGCGCTCTCCGGTGGCCAGCAACAACGGCTGTGTATCGCCCGAGCGATCGCCGTTGAGCCGGAAGTCCTGCTGATGGATGAACCGACCTCGGCCATCGATCCGGTGGCGACTGCCAAGATTGAAGATTTGATCGCTTCGCTCAAAGACAACTACACCATCGTCATCGTCACGCACAACATGCAACAGGCTGCGCGGATCTCAGACTATACGGCCTTCTTTTATCAGGGGCTGATTGTCGAGTTCGGACCGACGACGAAAATCTTTACCAACCCGGCCAAAAAACAGACCGAGGATTATGTTACCGGCCGTTTCGGCTGA
- the pstS gene encoding phosphate ABC transporter substrate-binding protein PstS, translating into MKKGTQFFKILLMTLTVCSLFVTVPMTPAHAATTINGAGATFPFPVYGQWAYLYEKETGVRLNYQSIGSGGGIKQIKAKTVDFGASDAPLTAEALNAAGLMQFPMIMGGVVPVVHVEGIKPGQLRLSADLLADIYLGKITKWNDARIAAENKALKLPNQDITVVHRADGSGTTWIFTNYLTKVSPAWASKVGNDKAVAWPAGVGGKGNEGVAAYVQRVKGSIGYVEYAYALQNKMNYVLLQNHAGQFVAPTSEAFQAAAANADWAHAAGYYMVLTDQPGAQSWPITGASFILVYKDQANPQTAKTVLDFFAWCYKNGQPTALKLDYVPMPEAVITMVEKTWAKDIRAKGQQVWK; encoded by the coding sequence ATGAAAAAAGGTACCCAGTTCTTCAAGATTCTACTGATGACGCTGACTGTCTGCAGTCTGTTTGTCACCGTCCCCATGACACCAGCGCATGCCGCCACCACCATCAACGGTGCAGGCGCGACCTTCCCCTTCCCGGTCTATGGTCAGTGGGCTTATCTCTACGAAAAAGAGACCGGAGTGCGTCTCAACTACCAGTCGATCGGTTCGGGCGGCGGGATCAAGCAGATCAAAGCCAAGACCGTTGACTTTGGCGCGTCCGATGCGCCGCTTACCGCCGAAGCCTTGAACGCCGCAGGCCTGATGCAGTTCCCGATGATCATGGGTGGTGTCGTCCCGGTGGTGCATGTCGAAGGGATCAAACCGGGGCAACTGCGCCTTTCGGCCGATCTGCTCGCCGACATTTATCTGGGTAAGATCACCAAGTGGAACGATGCCAGAATCGCAGCCGAAAACAAAGCACTGAAACTCCCCAACCAGGATATCACCGTAGTCCATCGTGCCGATGGTTCCGGGACCACCTGGATCTTCACCAACTACCTGACCAAGGTCTCTCCGGCCTGGGCGAGCAAAGTCGGCAATGATAAAGCCGTGGCCTGGCCTGCCGGTGTCGGCGGTAAAGGGAACGAAGGAGTTGCCGCTTATGTCCAGCGCGTCAAAGGCTCAATCGGTTACGTCGAATACGCTTACGCCCTGCAGAATAAAATGAACTATGTCCTGCTGCAAAACCATGCCGGTCAGTTCGTCGCACCGACCAGCGAAGCCTTCCAGGCAGCCGCCGCCAACGCCGACTGGGCACATGCCGCAGGTTATTACATGGTCCTGACCGATCAGCCCGGGGCGCAGAGCTGGCCGATCACCGGCGCTTCGTTCATTCTGGTCTACAAGGATCAGGCGAACCCGCAAACCGCCAAGACGGTCCTTGACTTCTTCGCCTGGTGCTACAAAAATGGTCAGCCGACTGCGCTGAAACTTGATTATGTGCCGATGCCGGAAGCTGTCATCACCATGGTTGAGAAAACCTGGGCCAAGGATATCCGTGCCAAGGGTCAGCAAGTCTGGAAATAA
- the cysS gene encoding cysteine--tRNA ligase, protein MSLRVYNTLKGKKEDFVPLEPGKVKMYVCGVTVYDYCHIGHARANIVFDIIYRYLQFAGFDVIYVRNYTDVDDKIIKRANERGISSKALSEEFIQAFDEDMATLGLALPTHQPKATEYIPQILEICQKLIDKGLAYASGGDVYYSVNKFPDYLKLSKRKMDEMQAGARIAPGEQKQDPMDFALWKAAKPDEPSWESPWGPGRPGWHIECSAMSSSLLGETFDIHGGGRDLIFPHHENEIAQSEGASGKPFVNYWLHNGFVNINQEKMSKSLGNFFTIRDILKRYNPEVLRFFILSAHYRSPIDFSDQNLIEAESGLSRFYEALLAGDEAIAGADAASPAEDGTKLEENFRAAMDDDFNSALAIGHLFEAVRTINRLVATKKFSKQGGLVATVADLLQRIRCYAGVLGILQIDPESWLTQQKVAGLADLGINLSEIAAAITARLQARADKDYARGDEIRDELDARGILLLDTPRGTTWKLK, encoded by the coding sequence ATGAGTTTACGGGTTTACAACACCCTTAAAGGGAAAAAAGAAGATTTTGTCCCCCTGGAGCCGGGTAAGGTCAAAATGTACGTCTGTGGCGTGACGGTATATGACTACTGTCATATCGGCCATGCGCGCGCCAATATCGTGTTCGACATCATCTACCGCTACCTGCAGTTTGCCGGTTTTGATGTCATCTATGTGCGCAATTACACCGATGTCGATGACAAGATCATCAAGCGCGCCAACGAACGCGGTATCAGCAGCAAGGCGCTCTCCGAGGAGTTTATTCAGGCCTTTGATGAGGATATGGCGACCCTGGGGCTGGCGCTGCCGACCCATCAGCCGAAGGCGACGGAGTATATTCCGCAGATTCTTGAGATCTGTCAGAAGTTGATCGACAAGGGGCTCGCCTACGCGTCGGGTGGCGACGTTTACTACAGCGTCAACAAGTTTCCTGATTATCTCAAACTCAGCAAACGCAAAATGGATGAGATGCAGGCCGGGGCGCGCATCGCGCCGGGGGAGCAGAAGCAAGATCCGATGGACTTCGCACTCTGGAAAGCCGCCAAACCGGATGAACCAAGCTGGGAATCCCCCTGGGGGCCAGGACGCCCCGGCTGGCATATTGAATGTTCGGCGATGAGTTCCTCGCTGCTGGGTGAGACTTTCGATATCCATGGCGGCGGTCGAGATCTGATCTTCCCGCACCATGAAAACGAGATCGCCCAGTCCGAAGGGGCGAGCGGCAAACCCTTCGTCAACTACTGGCTGCATAACGGCTTCGTTAATATCAATCAGGAGAAGATGAGCAAGTCCCTCGGCAACTTCTTCACCATTCGCGACATCCTTAAACGCTATAACCCCGAGGTGCTGCGCTTCTTTATCCTGAGCGCGCACTATCGTTCGCCGATCGATTTTTCCGATCAGAATCTGATCGAGGCCGAAAGCGGGCTCAGTCGCTTCTATGAGGCCCTGCTCGCCGGCGATGAAGCCATTGCCGGAGCGGATGCCGCAAGCCCTGCGGAAGATGGTACAAAGCTTGAAGAGAATTTCCGTGCCGCGATGGACGATGATTTCAACAGCGCGCTGGCCATCGGCCATCTGTTTGAAGCGGTGCGCACGATAAACCGGCTGGTCGCGACCAAAAAGTTCAGTAAACAAGGGGGCTTGGTAGCCACAGTCGCCGATCTGCTGCAGCGCATCCGGTGCTATGCCGGGGTACTGGGGATTCTGCAGATCGATCCAGAGTCCTGGTTAACGCAACAGAAAGTTGCCGGTTTGGCCGATTTGGGGATTAATCTCAGCGAGATCGCGGCAGCAATCACGGCACGCCTGCAGGCGCGGGCGGACAAGGATTACGCCCGCGGCGACGAAATTCGTGACGAACTCGATGCTCGCGGTATCCTGCTGCTCGACACGCCACGTGGGACAACCTGGAAGTTGAAATGA